A genomic stretch from Deinococcus metalli includes:
- a CDS encoding DUF1540 domain-containing protein, giving the protein MNENTTVVSRCDATSCRFNSDRTCTAGQIEVSMTAQKAECLTFTPRSDAQGTQPSAQQ; this is encoded by the coding sequence ATGAACGAGAACACGACGGTCGTTTCCCGGTGCGACGCCACGAGCTGCCGGTTCAACTCGGACCGGACCTGCACGGCGGGCCAGATCGAGGTCAGCATGACCGCCCAGAAGGCCGAGTGCCTGACCTTCACGCCCCGGAGCGATGCCCAGGGCACCCAGCCCAGCGCACAGCAGTAA
- a CDS encoding non-ribosomal peptide synthetase has protein sequence MHIIGISHLHDSPTDAPASRPLTALEADLAGIWHEVLGRAPTQPNDHFFELGGNSLGVGRVAARIEARTGQRVSLPALFGTPTLAGMAAGLQSALDAPDAAAAPLTARLETGPVPASLSQERMWLLHELDAGGTAYSVVGALHLRGALDVAALEDSLRYIVERHEPLRTTFEDRDGLLYQRVNPPEFTVERRSLRGYADSAAQLKAATRDLQTCLQRPFDMREGPMIRVTLFDLADDHHILLLDLPHINSDAWSLGVLLEELIHGYEAQLAGRAPALPELPVQYRDYAVWQREWLRGDTLERLRTYWRAALQDLPALELPLDRPRPPSLTFGGATVWATLPTPLLERLRRVATAENATLFMVMLTAFKVLLSHWTGQTDVAVGTPVAGRSTPGVERMIGVFVNTLVMRSDLAGDPSFREALRRVRDTTVGAFDHQDMPFAQLVTDLQPVRDLSRSPLVQVMFNQINVPMPERSLPGLHLGFVELDRGGAQFDLGCTVTEISGEERVSLEYNTALFAEATMQALLDRFLRLLDEVSRHPDGVVSELPLLSGEERAQLAAWSGEPDLGDEPMDTVPELFEAQVRRTPDAVALRSGSAVITYRELNARANRLARHLRAHGVEGETPVAICLPRSVGAVVATLGVLKAGGAYVPLDPAHPPARLAQLLHDAVPRLLLGTAEVAGQVPTGEMPVLVVPLDGDDTGAAWAAHPADDLGVVTAPDALAYVMYTSGTSGTPKGVQGLHRGVTYRLRWMWDAFPFAAGEVCCLKTSAGFVDSVWELFGPLLAGVPLVLVPEQLLQDPPAFLALLAREEVTRVVLVPSLLRVLLEALENGPPLPCLTLWTASGEPLGTDVVAQFRQTLPHARLLNLYGSTEVAGDATWTEVTADGTVAPSTSFEPIGQPLPGALVYVVDAALRQVPPGTPGELLVGGSGLARGYHGQPDLTATRFVPNPHGPGQVFRTRDRAAFLPDGRLQVLGRLDRQVKVRGVRVEPEDVEARLLTHAQVESCAVTLSRGQDPVLVAYVVLRSPATPTELRAYLAAQLPSPAVPAHVVVLEQLPRTASGKLDRQRLPEPAAGSAAAVPPGTALERRLAELWAELLDVPVEHVGRHDSFFDLGGHSLLAARLVARLEPAFGVRVPLAALFRGPTIADLAAALDAATDNADTPLLVPLNPHGHRPPLFVLHGIGGHLTDLRDLTGPLGADQPLYGLEAVGVDGVTAPLDRVEAMAERYLHEIRRVQPHGPYFLCGHSFGGVVAFELAQQLRDAGEAVGLLALLDTWTPRPQDITPRHVLRGLKRVARTELTRARRSPAAALRWNARRIQVAARLMTEAARDRFTNQAGRAQRNGLPVWFQAVREANLQAVARYRARPLDVPTLLVQAEQRKLIEPLFAWADLIQGPIRVRTVGGTHVSMVGPQHVRQLGEALHHSLIAAQAGSGTWADDSA, from the coding sequence GTGCATATCATCGGGATCAGCCATCTCCACGATTCCCCCACTGACGCGCCTGCCAGTCGGCCCCTGACCGCACTGGAAGCCGACCTGGCCGGCATCTGGCACGAGGTGCTGGGCCGGGCGCCCACACAGCCGAACGACCACTTCTTCGAGCTGGGCGGCAACTCGCTGGGGGTGGGACGGGTGGCGGCCCGCATCGAGGCCCGCACCGGTCAGCGCGTCTCGCTGCCCGCGCTGTTCGGCACACCTACCCTTGCCGGCATGGCTGCCGGGCTTCAGAGTGCTCTCGACGCGCCGGACGCCGCAGCAGCGCCCCTCACGGCGCGGTTGGAGACCGGCCCGGTGCCCGCGTCGCTGTCACAGGAGCGCATGTGGCTGCTGCATGAACTCGACGCGGGCGGCACAGCGTACAGCGTGGTCGGAGCGCTGCACCTGCGCGGCGCGCTCGACGTCGCCGCGCTGGAGGACAGCCTGCGTTACATCGTGGAGCGCCACGAGCCGCTGCGGACCACCTTCGAGGACCGGGACGGTCTGCTGTACCAGCGGGTGAATCCGCCCGAATTCACGGTGGAGCGCCGGTCCCTGCGCGGATACGCCGATTCCGCCGCGCAGCTCAAGGCCGCAACACGCGACCTCCAGACGTGCCTCCAGCGGCCCTTCGACATGCGCGAGGGGCCGATGATCCGTGTCACGCTGTTCGATCTGGCCGACGACCACCACATCCTGCTGCTGGACCTGCCGCACATCAACTCGGACGCGTGGTCGCTCGGCGTGCTGCTGGAGGAACTCATCCACGGCTACGAGGCGCAGCTCGCCGGCCGGGCTCCGGCGCTGCCGGAGTTGCCGGTGCAGTACCGCGATTACGCCGTGTGGCAGCGCGAGTGGCTGCGCGGCGACACGCTCGAGCGGCTGCGGACCTACTGGCGCGCGGCGCTGCAGGACCTCCCGGCGCTGGAGCTGCCGCTCGACCGGCCCCGCCCCCCCAGCCTCACCTTCGGCGGGGCCACGGTGTGGGCCACCCTACCCACCCCACTGCTGGAGCGCCTGCGGCGCGTCGCGACTGCGGAGAACGCCACGCTGTTCATGGTGATGCTGACCGCCTTCAAGGTGCTGCTGTCACACTGGACCGGGCAGACCGACGTGGCGGTCGGCACGCCGGTCGCCGGCCGGAGCACACCCGGTGTGGAGCGCATGATCGGCGTGTTCGTGAACACCCTGGTGATGCGCAGCGACCTGGCCGGGGACCCCAGCTTCCGCGAGGCCCTGCGGCGCGTGCGCGACACCACCGTCGGTGCCTTCGACCACCAGGACATGCCGTTCGCGCAGCTGGTGACGGACCTGCAACCCGTCCGCGACCTGAGCCGCTCGCCGCTGGTGCAGGTGATGTTCAACCAGATCAACGTGCCCATGCCGGAGCGCTCCCTGCCCGGCCTGCACCTGGGGTTTGTGGAGCTGGACCGCGGCGGCGCGCAGTTCGACCTGGGCTGCACCGTGACCGAGATTTCGGGCGAGGAGCGCGTGAGTCTGGAGTACAACACTGCCCTGTTCGCTGAGGCCACCATGCAGGCCCTGCTGGACCGCTTCCTGCGGCTGCTCGACGAGGTGAGCCGGCACCCCGACGGCGTGGTCAGCGAACTGCCGCTGCTCAGTGGGGAGGAGCGCGCGCAGCTGGCCGCATGGAGCGGCGAGCCCGACCTGGGCGACGAGCCGATGGACACCGTACCGGAGCTGTTCGAGGCGCAGGTGCGGCGGACGCCGGACGCCGTGGCACTGCGCTCGGGGTCCGCGGTCATCACCTACCGCGAGCTGAACGCCCGGGCCAACCGCCTCGCCCGGCACCTGAGGGCGCATGGTGTGGAAGGGGAGACGCCTGTGGCGATCTGCCTGCCCCGCTCGGTGGGCGCGGTGGTGGCCACCCTGGGGGTGCTCAAGGCCGGCGGCGCGTACGTGCCGCTCGACCCCGCGCATCCCCCGGCCCGGCTGGCGCAGCTCCTTCACGACGCCGTGCCGCGGCTGCTGCTCGGCACGGCGGAAGTGGCTGGGCAAGTACCCACCGGCGAGATGCCCGTGCTGGTCGTGCCGCTGGACGGGGACGACACCGGTGCCGCGTGGGCGGCACACCCCGCGGACGACCTCGGCGTGGTCACCGCTCCGGACGCACTCGCCTACGTGATGTACACCTCGGGCACCAGCGGCACCCCCAAGGGCGTGCAGGGCCTGCACCGCGGCGTGACGTACCGGCTGCGCTGGATGTGGGACGCGTTCCCCTTCGCCGCCGGGGAGGTGTGCTGCCTGAAGACCTCGGCGGGCTTCGTGGACAGCGTATGGGAGCTGTTCGGGCCGCTGCTGGCCGGCGTACCGCTGGTGCTGGTGCCGGAACAGCTCCTTCAGGACCCCCCGGCCTTCCTGGCCCTGCTGGCGCGCGAGGAAGTCACGCGGGTGGTGCTCGTGCCCAGCCTGCTGCGCGTGCTGCTCGAGGCGCTGGAGAACGGCCCGCCGCTGCCCTGCCTGACGCTGTGGACCGCCAGCGGCGAACCGCTCGGCACCGACGTGGTGGCGCAGTTCCGGCAGACGCTGCCCCACGCCCGGCTGCTGAACCTCTATGGCTCCACCGAGGTGGCGGGCGACGCAACGTGGACGGAAGTGACGGCGGACGGGACCGTAGCGCCCAGCACCTCCTTCGAGCCGATCGGCCAGCCGCTGCCCGGCGCGCTGGTGTACGTGGTGGACGCCGCGCTGCGGCAGGTGCCGCCGGGCACGCCGGGCGAGCTGCTGGTGGGCGGCTCCGGTCTGGCACGCGGATACCACGGCCAGCCGGACCTCACCGCCACGCGCTTCGTGCCCAACCCGCACGGACCGGGGCAGGTGTTCCGCACGCGCGACCGCGCCGCGTTCCTGCCGGACGGCCGGCTGCAGGTGCTCGGCCGCCTCGACCGGCAGGTGAAGGTGCGCGGCGTGCGCGTCGAGCCGGAGGACGTCGAGGCACGGCTGCTGACCCACGCGCAGGTCGAGTCCTGCGCGGTCACGCTGTCGCGCGGCCAGGACCCGGTGCTGGTCGCGTACGTGGTGCTGCGCTCGCCGGCCACGCCGACCGAGTTGCGGGCGTATCTGGCGGCACAGCTGCCGTCGCCGGCAGTGCCCGCGCACGTCGTGGTGCTGGAGCAGCTTCCGCGCACCGCGAGCGGCAAGCTCGACCGGCAGCGCCTGCCCGAACCCGCCGCGGGCAGCGCGGCCGCGGTGCCGCCCGGCACGGCGCTGGAACGCCGGCTGGCCGAGCTGTGGGCCGAGTTGCTGGACGTGCCGGTCGAGCACGTCGGGCGGCACGACAGCTTCTTTGACCTCGGCGGGCACTCGCTGCTCGCCGCGCGGCTGGTCGCGCGCCTGGAGCCGGCCTTTGGCGTGCGCGTGCCACTGGCAGCCCTCTTCCGCGGCCCGACGATTGCCGACCTGGCCGCCGCCCTCGACGCGGCGACCGACAATGCGGACACGCCGCTGCTGGTGCCGCTGAACCCGCACGGCCACCGTCCACCTCTGTTCGTCCTGCACGGCATCGGCGGGCACCTCACGGACCTGCGTGACCTGACCGGCCCGCTGGGCGCAGACCAGCCGCTGTATGGCCTGGAAGCGGTCGGTGTGGACGGCGTCACCGCCCCGCTCGACCGCGTGGAGGCGATGGCCGAGCGCTACCTCCACGAGATCCGGCGGGTGCAGCCGCACGGCCCGTATTTCCTGTGCGGGCACTCCTTCGGGGGCGTGGTGGCCTTTGAACTCGCCCAGCAGCTGCGCGACGCGGGAGAGGCGGTAGGCCTGCTGGCGCTGCTGGACACCTGGACGCCGCGGCCGCAGGACATCACGCCGCGCCACGTGCTGCGCGGCCTGAAGCGTGTGGCCCGCACCGAGCTGACGCGCGCCCGCCGCTCTCCGGCCGCCGCCCTGCGCTGGAACGCGCGCCGGATCCAGGTCGCCGCCCGGCTGATGACCGAGGCCGCCCGCGACCGTTTCACGAACCAGGCGGGCCGGGCGCAGCGGAACGGCCTGCCGGTGTGGTTCCAGGCGGTGCGGGAAGCGAACCTGCAGGCGGTCGCGCGGTACCGGGCGCGGCCGCTGGACGTGCCGACGCTGCTCGTTCAGGCGGAGCAGCGCAAGCTGATCGAGCCGCTGTTCGCGTGGGCCGACCTGATCCAGGGCCCAATCCGCGTCCGCACCGTCGGCGGCACCCACGTCTCGATGGTGGGTCCCCAGCACGTCCGGCAGCTGGGCGAGGCGCTACACCACAGCCTGATCGCGGCGCAGGCCGGGAGCGGCACCTGGGCAGACGACTCCGCGTGA
- a CDS encoding fatty acyl-AMP ligase produces MSNAVTSLRVPPQVTSLSHLLQYRAQQHPDGGITYLPAGEGEERPLTYAALDLGARRLAQRLTSVAQPGERALLLYGEGVEIATAFFGALYAGLVTVPVSPPRPNQPHDEVRGLAEDAGVTLVLTEQRLEPLAAALFAGTGVQVMVTDQPDDGEDSSTFVPVAVAPSALASLLYTSGSTRRPRGVMLSHGHLMSRLIATDAIPSLNSAFDGPTVSWMPLQHIWGLTAALLQPMYRDLPAIVMPTSAVMQKPVRWLRAISHYRAVSSGAPNFAFQACLDAVSDEDCAGLDLSTWQLAPLGAETIRADTLEQFAARFAPYGFTRHAFRTAYGMSEGMATFDLEVEGDKPRRFLADRTALEADRVQPAADAAAAQELVSCGAPMPGQEIVIVDPEQFMPLGEGRVGEVWNRGPLVADGYWNQPEQTEQTFRGHLAGGDGPYLRTGDLGFMHGGELFIIGRLKDMLIIRGKNLYAVDLEHTAEQAHPALLPAASAAFSVPVGREEQLVLVHEVRPDLHVDVNEVAAAVRRRIGDVHQLPVHAVVLVASGSVPRTHTGKLQRYRCREAYLASVAPPAPTPAAAR; encoded by the coding sequence ATGAGTAACGCCGTCACGTCCCTCCGGGTTCCACCGCAGGTCACGAGCCTCTCGCACCTGCTGCAGTACCGGGCACAGCAGCATCCGGACGGAGGCATCACCTATCTGCCGGCCGGGGAGGGGGAAGAGCGGCCGCTCACGTACGCCGCGCTGGACCTCGGAGCCAGACGACTGGCACAGCGCCTCACTTCGGTGGCCCAGCCGGGGGAACGCGCCCTGCTGCTGTACGGCGAGGGTGTGGAGATCGCCACGGCATTCTTCGGAGCCCTGTATGCCGGATTGGTCACGGTGCCGGTCAGCCCTCCGCGGCCGAACCAGCCGCATGACGAGGTCCGGGGGCTGGCGGAGGATGCAGGTGTAACGCTGGTGCTGACCGAACAGCGCCTCGAACCCCTGGCCGCCGCGCTGTTCGCCGGCACCGGCGTGCAGGTCATGGTCACGGACCAGCCCGACGACGGGGAGGACTCCTCGACCTTCGTCCCGGTGGCGGTGGCGCCGTCGGCCCTGGCGTCGCTGCTGTATACCTCGGGTTCGACACGTCGGCCGCGCGGCGTCATGCTCAGCCACGGTCACCTGATGTCTCGCCTGATCGCCACGGACGCGATTCCCTCCCTGAACAGTGCGTTCGACGGTCCCACCGTGTCGTGGATGCCGCTGCAGCACATCTGGGGCCTGACGGCCGCTCTGCTGCAGCCCATGTACCGTGACCTGCCAGCAATCGTGATGCCCACCAGCGCGGTGATGCAAAAGCCCGTGCGCTGGCTGCGCGCCATCTCGCACTACCGGGCCGTCAGCAGCGGCGCGCCCAACTTTGCCTTCCAGGCGTGCCTGGACGCGGTGAGCGACGAGGACTGCGCGGGGCTCGACCTGAGTACGTGGCAGCTGGCGCCCCTGGGAGCCGAGACGATCCGCGCCGACACGCTCGAGCAGTTCGCCGCGAGATTTGCGCCCTACGGCTTCACCAGGCATGCCTTCCGGACGGCCTACGGGATGTCCGAGGGCATGGCAACCTTCGACCTGGAGGTCGAGGGAGACAAGCCGCGCCGCTTCCTGGCAGACCGCACGGCGCTGGAGGCGGACCGGGTCCAGCCCGCGGCAGACGCTGCGGCCGCGCAGGAGTTGGTGAGTTGCGGCGCGCCGATGCCCGGCCAGGAGATCGTGATCGTCGATCCGGAGCAGTTCATGCCACTGGGCGAGGGCCGGGTGGGGGAGGTCTGGAACCGCGGCCCGCTGGTCGCCGACGGGTACTGGAACCAGCCCGAGCAGACCGAGCAGACGTTCCGTGGTCACCTGGCCGGCGGTGACGGACCGTACCTGCGGACCGGCGACCTGGGCTTCATGCACGGCGGCGAACTGTTCATCATCGGGCGGCTCAAAGACATGCTGATCATCCGCGGCAAGAACCTCTACGCAGTGGACCTGGAGCACACCGCCGAACAGGCGCACCCGGCGCTGCTGCCGGCTGCGAGCGCCGCGTTCTCGGTGCCGGTCGGCCGGGAAGAGCAGCTGGTGCTGGTCCACGAGGTCCGGCCGGACCTGCACGTGGACGTGAACGAGGTGGCCGCGGCGGTGCGGCGCCGCATCGGTGACGTCCACCAACTGCCGGTTCACGCCGTGGTGCTCGTGGCGAGCGGCAGCGTGCCGCGCACGCACACCGGCAAATTGCAGCGCTACCGTTGCCGCGAGGCCTACCTCGCCAGCGTGGCCCCGCCCGCACCGACGCCAGCCGCGGCCCGCTGA
- a CDS encoding nucleotidyltransferase domain-containing protein, with protein MPFPELASSVAQRLLGVPGVQGVVLGGSHATGTATAMSDLDLGLYYDHASPLDIPALTALCRDLDDSGEATASDLGGWGPWVDGGAWLTIQGQRVDFIYRDLGRVGHSVQDACAGRVTLHVQPGHPHGIHGHHYAGELASCVILDDLTGGLRALQAQIGTYPPALGRALEEAYAWSPTFWLGGAEKGIGRGDLAYVQGCVFQAVMALVQVICARARVWVLNEKGAVQRAATCAGAPDDFARRVNAAVAEPDLPALHQLAAEVARAGVGRQ; from the coding sequence ATGCCCTTCCCTGAACTGGCGTCCAGCGTGGCACAGCGGCTGCTCGGCGTTCCGGGTGTACAGGGCGTCGTGCTGGGTGGATCGCACGCGACGGGTACGGCCACGGCGATGTCCGACCTCGACCTGGGCCTGTACTACGATCATGCCAGCCCGCTGGATATTCCCGCCCTCACTGCCCTGTGCCGCGATCTCGACGACTCCGGCGAGGCCACGGCAAGTGACCTGGGTGGCTGGGGGCCGTGGGTGGACGGCGGGGCGTGGCTCACCATCCAGGGGCAGCGGGTTGATTTCATCTACCGCGACCTCGGCCGGGTCGGACACAGTGTCCAGGATGCCTGCGCGGGCCGCGTCACCCTCCACGTTCAGCCCGGCCACCCGCACGGCATCCACGGCCATCACTACGCCGGAGAGCTGGCGTCCTGCGTGATCCTCGACGATCTGACAGGAGGCCTGCGGGCGCTCCAGGCACAGATCGGCACCTACCCACCGGCCCTCGGCCGCGCCCTGGAAGAGGCGTACGCCTGGTCGCCCACATTCTGGCTGGGGGGCGCCGAGAAGGGAATCGGGCGGGGGGACCTGGCGTACGTCCAGGGCTGTGTGTTCCAGGCGGTCATGGCCCTGGTCCAGGTCATCTGTGCGCGTGCGCGGGTATGGGTGCTCAACGAGAAGGGAGCCGTGCAGCGCGCGGCCACCTGCGCCGGCGCCCCAGACGACTTTGCCCGCAGGGTCAATGCGGCCGTCGCAGAACCGGATCTGCCCGCCCTTCACCAGCTGGCGGCCGAGGTCGCGCGAGCCGGCGTCGGCCGCCAGTAG
- a CDS encoding cation:proton antiporter has protein sequence MHLFETLLALLFGATVLSVIARRLRIPYPTLLAVGGAVVAFVPGIPRLDLPPELILALFVAPVLLDAAYDTSLRDLRRNWQAVLSLVVVAVGLTTVAVACAVRVLFPEMPWAAAIALGALVAPPDAVAALAILRQVSPPHRLRKVLEGESLLNDASALLIYTLAVGAVVGGSFSVAGVLPTFLLTVFGSAAVGWGLSWPVSWLVGKIADAPTAVIFQFVLTFALWVLAERLGLSAVVTVVVFGLAAGQRPAVAQTAQLRVPTFAVWDAVTFLLNVLAFTLIGLQLGPILNALGDGELLRFLGAALVILGVVIVVRLVWAVGYALTGGRRAADVGSGAPTAPEPSRAKSGLVIGWAGMRGIVTLATALALPDTFPARNFIQLAAFVVVLGTLVIQGLTLRPLLLWLNFPVDTTVESETSLARSVALKAALKALEHDTTPAAERLREEYRAALSIARQGGDLSRSPDNALRRETLTHSRDALETLRRTGTIGDDAYRQVEAELDTLELMTAASTVPYAGT, from the coding sequence ATGCACCTGTTCGAGACCCTGCTGGCCCTGCTGTTCGGCGCGACGGTGTTGTCGGTGATCGCGCGGCGGCTGCGCATTCCGTACCCCACCCTCCTCGCCGTGGGCGGGGCGGTGGTCGCCTTCGTGCCGGGCATTCCCCGGCTCGACCTACCCCCCGAACTGATCCTGGCCCTGTTCGTCGCGCCGGTCCTGCTGGACGCCGCCTACGACACCTCACTGCGCGACCTGCGGCGCAACTGGCAGGCGGTGCTGTCGCTGGTGGTGGTGGCGGTCGGTCTGACCACCGTCGCGGTGGCGTGCGCCGTCCGGGTGCTTTTTCCAGAGATGCCGTGGGCGGCGGCCATCGCGCTGGGGGCGCTGGTCGCTCCGCCCGACGCTGTGGCGGCCCTGGCGATTCTGCGGCAGGTCAGTCCGCCGCACCGGCTGCGCAAGGTGCTGGAGGGCGAGAGCCTGCTCAACGACGCCTCAGCCCTGCTCATCTACACCCTGGCGGTCGGGGCCGTCGTGGGGGGCAGCTTCAGCGTGGCGGGCGTGCTGCCCACCTTCCTGCTCACGGTCTTCGGCAGCGCGGCGGTCGGGTGGGGGCTGTCGTGGCCGGTCTCATGGCTGGTGGGGAAGATCGCGGACGCGCCCACGGCCGTGATCTTCCAGTTCGTGCTGACCTTCGCCCTGTGGGTGCTGGCCGAACGGCTCGGGCTGTCTGCGGTGGTCACCGTGGTCGTGTTCGGTCTGGCGGCGGGGCAGCGGCCGGCTGTGGCCCAGACCGCCCAGCTGCGGGTGCCCACCTTCGCCGTCTGGGACGCCGTGACCTTCCTGCTGAACGTCCTGGCCTTCACGCTGATCGGCCTGCAACTCGGCCCGATCCTGAACGCGCTCGGAGACGGTGAACTCCTGCGTTTCCTGGGCGCCGCGCTGGTCATTCTGGGCGTGGTGATCGTGGTGCGGCTGGTGTGGGCCGTCGGCTACGCCCTCACAGGGGGACGGCGCGCCGCGGACGTCGGCTCCGGCGCGCCCACTGCCCCGGAGCCCTCACGCGCGAAGAGCGGGCTGGTGATCGGCTGGGCGGGCATGCGCGGCATCGTCACGCTGGCCACGGCCCTGGCCCTTCCGGACACCTTCCCGGCCCGCAATTTCATTCAGCTCGCGGCCTTCGTGGTGGTGCTCGGCACCCTGGTCATCCAGGGCCTCACGCTGCGTCCACTGTTGCTGTGGCTGAACTTTCCGGTGGACACCACGGTGGAATCCGAGACCAGCCTCGCCCGCTCCGTCGCCCTGAAAGCCGCCCTGAAGGCTCTGGAACACGACACCACCCCCGCCGCCGAACGTCTGCGGGAGGAGTACCGGGCCGCCCTCTCCATCGCGCGCCAGGGGGGCGACCTGTCGCGGTCACCGGACAACGCCCTGCGCCGCGAGACGCTGACGCATTCCCGGGACGCTCTCGAAACCCTGCGGCGGACCGGCACCATCGGGGACGATGCGTACCGTCAGGTGGAGGCCGAGCTGGACACGCTGGAACTGATGACCGCCGCGAGCACCGTGCCCTACGCCGGGACGTGA
- a CDS encoding RrF2 family transcriptional regulator, producing the protein MWVSTRAQYGLRAMIEIGRQDGQPVTLKSVSQRQNISLHYLEQIVATLRRAGYIQSVRGAKGGYRLSRSAGSIHAYEVVTTLEGSLAPVACAEKDHVCDHDTVCGTQDLWKRVDQALRDVLGSTTLEQLILEAEQLDHQQLLQLR; encoded by the coding sequence ATGTGGGTATCGACCCGAGCCCAGTACGGCCTGCGAGCGATGATCGAGATCGGCCGCCAGGACGGTCAGCCCGTCACGCTGAAGTCCGTGTCCCAGCGGCAGAACATCAGCCTGCACTATCTGGAACAGATCGTCGCGACGTTGCGCCGCGCCGGTTATATCCAGAGCGTCCGCGGCGCGAAAGGCGGCTACCGCCTCAGCCGCTCTGCGGGCAGCATTCACGCCTACGAGGTCGTCACGACGCTGGAAGGCAGTCTCGCGCCCGTGGCCTGCGCCGAGAAGGACCACGTCTGCGACCACGACACCGTCTGCGGCACCCAGGACCTGTGGAAACGGGTGGATCAGGCGCTGCGGGACGTCCTGGGCAGCACGACCCTGGAGCAGCTCATCCTCGAAGCCGAGCAGCTCGACCACCAGCAGCTTCTCCAACTTCGCTGA
- a CDS encoding class I SAM-dependent methyltransferase codes for MDDLPPTFFRRQDETPDEQFYRHPRFVTHIDDAAIAAVTSLYREFFPRDARVLDLMSSWISHLPPEAPYPEVVGVGLNHEELAANTRLSRFVVQNLNTTAHLPFADGSFDAAGIAVSIDYLTQPVAVLRDLRRVLSPGSPVVITFSNRCFPTKAVLVWQHLDDAGHVALVTQYLERAGYTDLRALDRSPGGGDPLYGVIGFVPAPSEG; via the coding sequence ATGGACGACCTGCCGCCCACCTTCTTCCGCCGCCAGGACGAGACTCCAGACGAGCAGTTCTACCGGCACCCACGCTTCGTCACGCACATCGACGACGCGGCGATCGCCGCCGTCACGTCCCTGTACCGCGAGTTCTTTCCGCGTGATGCCCGCGTCCTCGACCTGATGAGTTCCTGGATCAGCCACCTGCCACCGGAGGCGCCCTACCCCGAGGTGGTGGGCGTGGGCCTGAACCACGAAGAGCTGGCCGCCAATACCCGGCTGTCCCGATTCGTCGTCCAGAACCTCAACACCACCGCGCACCTGCCCTTCGCGGACGGCTCCTTTGACGCAGCGGGCATAGCCGTGTCTATCGACTACCTGACCCAACCGGTCGCCGTGCTGCGTGATCTGCGCCGCGTGCTGAGCCCCGGATCGCCTGTGGTGATCACGTTCTCGAACCGCTGTTTCCCGACCAAGGCCGTGCTGGTGTGGCAGCACCTGGACGACGCGGGCCACGTGGCCCTGGTCACGCAGTACCTGGAGCGCGCCGGATACACGGATCTCCGGGCACTGGACCGCAGCCCGGGCGGCGGCGACCCCCTGTACGGCGTGATCGGGTTCGTTCCAGCGCCCTCGGAAGGGTGA
- a CDS encoding DUF7452 domain-containing protein, which translates to MKQTTITVLRSLLVSIALAAAVAVAVDFSTPHTFTAGTTIKASEMNDNFQAAQTELRRLDSKIVGFVHTSTAGNSVNNWTCIDNPATNDKPNAVVTVTHNYNPGGDSTKSNYDTNLTGVWYTTNKWCIYHEDPSKAMTAGKTYNVVVVQP; encoded by the coding sequence ATGAAACAGACCACAATAACTGTCCTGCGCTCCCTGCTGGTGTCCATCGCTCTCGCCGCCGCCGTTGCCGTGGCAGTGGACTTCAGCACCCCGCACACGTTCACGGCCGGCACGACCATCAAGGCAAGTGAGATGAACGACAACTTTCAGGCAGCCCAGACCGAACTCCGCCGCCTGGACAGCAAGATCGTGGGCTTCGTGCACACCAGCACGGCGGGGAACAGTGTCAACAACTGGACGTGCATCGACAATCCCGCGACGAACGACAAGCCGAATGCCGTGGTCACTGTCACCCACAACTACAATCCGGGTGGCGATTCAACCAAGTCAAATTACGACACAAACCTGACTGGCGTGTGGTACACGACCAACAAATGGTGCATCTACCACGAGGACCCCAGCAAGGCGATGACGGCAGGCAAGACATACAACGTGGTGGTCGTCCAGCCATGA